A window of Melopsittacus undulatus isolate bMelUnd1 chromosome 2, bMelUnd1.mat.Z, whole genome shotgun sequence contains these coding sequences:
- the LOC101869821 gene encoding lipase member H-like — MQFVTCLWILPITFLRFHVLKLCFFIYLISWVKSDDEKICPEFTDLNIGNALSGTELHVQLLLYTRENPNCSERLIEHNVAASEYLNTSKKTVFVIHGFRPTGSPPAWLGDMKELLLSSEDINLIIVDWNRGATTVNYVSAVANCRKVAEILKNYVDQMLVDGASLYSMYMIGVSLGAHIAGFVGQKYNGKLGRITGLDPAGPLFTQEPPEGRLDRTDAQFVDVIHSDTDALGFKKPLGTIDFYPNGGTDQPGCPKTLFSGLQYFKCDHQRSVFLFLSSLKRRCDIITYPCDSYFDYKRGKCVDCEAFHPMSCPVLGYYADRWKKMLIPNSSPTKAYFDTTDQDPFCMYNYLLDITTWNKNIRRGFIKVKLTDYAGNTVESEMNSEASTFQQYRRVKILTGFYQDLDKISKMSLTFSTKTVIGPKHKLRVLQMRLKSLNNPERLKLCRYDFVLMENTELTFKPIPCLEKAT; from the exons ATGCAATTTGTCACTTGTCTGTGGATTTTACCTATCACTTTTCTCCGTTTCCACGTGTTGAAGTTGTGTTTCTTCATCTATTTGATATCCTGGGTGAAATCAG aTGATGAGAAAATATGTCCTGAATTCACAGATCTTAATATAGGCAATGCTCTATCTGGAACAGAACTCCATGTCCAGTTACTGCTGTACACAAGGGAAAACCCAAATTGTTCTGAGAGGCTCATTGAACACAATGTTGCTGCATCTGAGTACCTTAATACCTCCAAGAAAACTGTCTTTGTTATTCATGGCTTCAGACCAACAGGATCTCCACCAGCATGGCTAGGTGATATGAAGGAGCTTTTACTGTCTTCAGAGGATATTAATCTTATTATAGTTGATTGGAATCGTGGTGCTACAACTGTGAACTACGTATCTGCTGTTGCCAACTGCAGAAAAGttgcagaaatactgaagaacTATGTTGACCAGATGCTG GTGGATGGAGCTTCTCTTTACTCTATGTATATGATTGGAGTTAGTCTTGGGGCTCATATAGCTGGTTTTGTTGGCCAGAAGTATAATGGCAAGCTTGGCAGGATTACAG GTCTTGATCCAGCAGGCCCTTTGTTCACTCAAGAACCACCAGAAGGGAGACTGGACCGAACTGATGCACAGTTTGTTGATGTAATACATTCAGATACTGATG CACTAGGTTTCAAGAAACCTTTAGGAACCATTGATTTCTATCCAAATGGAGGAACGGATCAGCCTGGTTGTCCAAAAACACTATTCAGCG gaCTTCAGTATTTTAAGTGTGACCATCAAAGATCCGTCTTTCTCTTCTTATCATCTTTGAAAAGAAGATGTGACATAATAACATATCCTTGTGACTCTTACTTTGATtacaagagaggaaaatgtgtCGATTGTGAAGCTTTCCACCCAATGTCCTGTCCAGTACTGG GTTATTATGCTGatagatggaaaaaaatgttaatccCAAACAGTTCACCAACGAAAGCTTATTTTGATACCACGGACCAAGACCCATTCTGCA tgTATAACTACTTACTGGATATTACTACCTGGAATAAAAACATTAGAAGAGGTTTCATTAAAGTTAAATTAACTGACTATGCTGGAAACACAGTAGAATCAGAGATGAATAG TGAAGCTTCAACATTTCAGCAATATAGAAGAGTCAAAATACTAACTGGATTTTACCAAGACCTTGACAAAATATCAAAAATGTCCTTGACCTTTTCTACAAAGACTGTAATAGGACCAAAACACAAGCTTAGGGTTCTCCAGATGAGGCTGAAGTCTCTCAATAATCCAGAAAG GCTGAAGCTGTGCAGATATGATTTTGTACTGATGGAGAACACTGAACTGACCTTCAAACCTATCCCTTGCCTAGAGAAGGCTACATGA